The Juglans regia cultivar Chandler chromosome 11, Walnut 2.0, whole genome shotgun sequence genome contains the following window.
TTTCTCGCCTTACCCCGACCTTGCATTTCCAATGCAAGTGCTTCAAGCTCCGATACTTCAAACCCATATTCCCCCAATTCAAGTGGCTCAAGTTTAATGGGTTTTGATCTTTCACGACCACTCTGCCATAATTGCCTGCCACCATTACAAGTAGGTCCTTGATCGATTGGCCTCCTCCTTTTCTTGGTCATGGCTTCTTCTAgctcctttctcttctccttctgtTGGACTAATTGCTGGATAAAGATTGGGTTTTGCATTGCTCTAGCTAAAAAGGACATCATTTGCTGTTGCTTCATTTCTGTCCCCTGTAACCTTTGTTCCATTACTTGAAGGCAAGCTCTAGTATTCTGTTGCTGCTGCCTAAGCTTCACTAGTTCCATCATTAGTACGTGCTTGTCATGCTTCAGACGGTCGATTTCCCCGTCTACTCCAAACCGGCCGACCTCAACACAGGGACCCAGAGCTTGCTGAAGAGGGAAAGGTTGAGAAGTTGCCTTTCGTCTCTTGATGTTCCTTAGAAGCTGTTTCTGGCCACTCAGAAAACCTCCGTTGGCAAACTCCCATCTATCTGGATCAATCTTTCTAAAGCCCTGGAAATATTAAATCCCGTATTCAGTATtgccaaaaacagaaaaatattaataataaatttccaatcacaTTCAGAATTCCATTGTCTATTGGGACAGCCTTTCTATTTTCTGCTAGTGCTAGTGGTagataagattaattttttatgtgccGCACATGGTAAAACAGTAGAGACAGACCAAGGTGGAATTGAAAAAGTTTCGCATCGGAAcccaataaaaaagaagagagtgaaagaaaaccaCCAAGATAAGAAAGTAGAGCATAAGTGGAAAGAAAATTGCGGCTTGTAATGCGAAGCTACTGAGCAAAAAAGGACAACTGAAAGAGGGTACCGATTGAACATGCTCGcgtgcagagagagagagagagagagatccttTAAAAGAATACTCTTGAAGAGAATACCGTCGTTTACCTCAGCCGTTGAAGAGGATACTTACATAAGTATTGAGCTGCCTGACAAAGCTTGAGAAATTGTTGTGCTTGAAGTATCTTGGTAGGAGATGTGTGGAGAATGAATGAGGATCCCACACAACAAAGCTGCTGCCTCCCCTGCTCCAGGAAACTATGTGATTATTGGTTAGGTCGTCTACCATGTCAAAGGTCTTCGTGAGAAATGGCGGAGGTCCTATGTCATAAAGCCCCTCCTTCGGCTGTGGTGGAGGCGTCCCTGGCGGGTCTCCACCGGGCTGTGATGAACTCGATCCCGGAGTAACTTCCTTCAATGGGTAAAACGAATTCATTGCTAAAACTATTTGACtgccctctttttctttctgggTCAGTAATATTAACTTGCTTCCGATTGAGTTATGACGAAAATAATTTGAAACTAGCAACGACTAAGCTAGGAAAGAAGTCGAATGAAAGATAGTAGAAATGGGTTAGCGTTGAAAAGCAAGAAGAGTAAAGAGCTAAAACAGTAATGCCCAGTTGCCGAAACAGAGTAGACCTGAAAAAAAGTTAACAAGTTAAAAAGAAACTGAAGAAACAGGAATTTGGAGCAGAACCCAACAAAGAATCATTCGCAGATATAGGTGGATCACGAAGAGAGCGTTGAAATTTCGCTTCTTTTATCGGAGCCGAGTCACATACTCTGTTATTCTTCTTGAGAAGAAGGTTGTCCAGAAAGATAGTTACATGATAAAAGGAGGAAGCTTTGTGACACATGCGAAGCGCAAAAAGgatctaaattaaaaatgttttatgggtATAAATAGAGGAAAATGTAATAAGAAACTTCTAGACCTCTTGGGCAAGCAACTTGCAATTTGTTTTATATGATTTAGGTAGGGCTATCTTGGTTTGGCAAAGGCTTGCTAAGAAAGTTCTAGACCTCTTTGCCAAGCAACTTgccatttgttttcatattataatcatttttttataatttattttaggtAGGCCTATCTTTCTCTTTTGGGGACGGAGAAGGTGGTCCTTGGGAAGGTTCTGGAAGTTATGCAAAGGTATGGGATAGTGATGGTAACAGTATTAGTGATGTCATGGGTTACCACACAACcctcacaaaatatatatatatatatatatatatatatataaaattaacgagatttttataattattttacgatttattttaaatcaatgtattattttattttaaataaatttttaagtaattctaaattaaatttagagTGTACAAGTTGGTATaatctttttagaaaaaatgtgGATCTCACtgtaaaaagttataaaaattaatttttttattttttactttttatagtgaaactcaattttttttaaaaccaaatgTGTGGAGGGGCATTTTggcaaataattttactaaattTTCTGATTGGGTCCTTTATAGAAGTGCCAAAAATGCTAAGTTAAACCACGTGGACAAGTTTGTTTTCCCACATTCCTAAATCAAATCTAAATAAGGCACAGGGAGTCATCAATTTTAGCAAAATATCTCAAGTGGGCACATGTGGCAACCAATCCACATGACATGTGTGCCAAAGGTGATCTTCCCACTTTTCAAGTCCACTTTCTCTCGATTAAGGTGGCGCTCAACTAAATTGACACGTGTATATAACTACTTGTCTAAAAACAATAAGAGAATACCTGGTGGCCGGTCCATCCGACCTTCTTCAATAAACAGCCCACTAATACTTGACTGCCACGTAAACAATTTATTTCACTTAAGctgcatctgcctacacccgAATGGACCCATGTGCTTTGTATACATTCTCCAGTTCGTCGTCTACCCTCTATCCCCCATCCTATGAATCCGATTCCCAACCAGAGCTCGACACAGACAAAATAGAACCTGTTCCATCGTCGTCTCCTCCTCCATCTCTGCGTAGCCGCTCCATCCCATTCCCAAACGGACCTCGACTTAGACGGTATTTCTCATACCTGAGGTATTTCTACCCCACGACGGAGCTCGACCCAGCGACAACTCGACCCCCAACGGAGCTCGACCCGTACGGTGGCATGGAGGGAACTCCATTTCCAGAGAAAACGGTAAGATCTCtggttttaattttggtttgCCCCTTTcacattttaaatagaaaacgATAATGATGATTTGTCAATGAGCTTTGTTGTGTGAGATGATTGATTCTTTTAAGTGTGAATTTGGTGCTTGCTTGTAAGTGTTAATGTAAACGGGTGAAGAAGAAAGGGGAAAAACCGATTGGAAGCTCAGAAAACATGATGCACAgaaagtgtttgataaaagttctaagaaaaaaaattatcattaaagTGGATCAAATTGTTGATCAAATTCTCGGTTTGACATTGTATTAGCGTTGGCATGGGCCTATTAACACTGCTCGTTAGTATTAGCGTTGGCATGGGCCTATTGACATTGTACTAATTCTCGGTTTGAGATTAGTACTGCTCGTTAATCTCTTGCCTGGTAAAGTTAATTTAAAAGTATATGCAACTTTTCTCTTACCTTATTGTTTGCCTGTGCAAATGCAATCAATTGCTTCGTGTCTGACTCCGGAACACCTTCAGCCATAATAGCCACAACTCGAATGGTTGGCTGCTTCAGAGCATCCATCGATGAGGCGGCAGCACTGTAGAGTTgtcaaatataattaatcacAAAGTGTAAACTAATGAAATCCATCATTTGATGAGTGCTGACCTTCTAAAGGATGCAAAGTTGATAAAGATATCAGCAGTAGGATGTGCAGCACAAGCCACCTCAATGCTGCAAAAGAAATTGacgtaaaaaaaaacaaaaaaaacttctatAACAATTAACACTTATATATAGGTGTTAATGTAACAATTGTTTTTGTATAGGTGTTAATGTAACAATTGTTTTTGTATATCATTGTACATGTAACGATGATGGTCACCCAGTTGAAATctggaaattatatttttgacttTCAGAGTACGTAGTACTATAATTAGATAAATGGAAGGGTCGAGGTCATTGTGGTTAGCACTGAATTAAGAGGCTGAGCATGGGATTTTCAACTAATTCATGCATTCATGTCCTCATCTGTTAGTTTCTTTTATGCACCATCTGTTAGCATTGTTAAAATTAATGACTTTTCAATATGATGACAGTCAAGGAGAAGTTCGAGCTCTCATTACCACTTTGCTACTGTGGCTGCCAAGCGAAACTACGTATTTCTGGAAAATCTAATAGTTTTGGTAGAAGATTTTTCAATTGCCCAAACTATAAGATGGGTAAACAATGTGGATTTTTTGAGTGGATTGATCTCCAAAAAGAGCAAAACAACTGTTGTAAGACGGCCTTGGAGTTAGCTGAACGGAGGAACGACAGGGTACTTAATGAGCGGCTACGCATCGAAGAATCCAAATTTAAAGCAATGGAGAAGAAGTACAAGGGAGTCTTGAAAGTGTTAATTTTGTCatggttattttttatagtagttTGTGGTGTAATTGTTATGtatccaaaaaattacaatggaTCTCAGTCAGTGCTACAACTCATGTAATGTGGTGTACTTTAATGTAATGACTACTTTTATTACTGTAATGActacttttattaatgtaatgacTACTTTTATTAACAGTTGAATATTGCACATcacaatattttctcaaaccgAAATATTCAATTCCAAATAAATAGAAGATGGTTCCAATAGAAGTGTAAAAATATGTCtagaaataaatacaatatagtTCAATTTCTCTAATAAATACAATACAAACCAatataaatacaagaaatacaATATGGTTCCAAAAGCTTTCTTCAGTTGCCTTCAATACATAATTCGGCACCTCCTCCCACTtataaccaaaaccaaaaaacagCTTCTCCTCGCCATTCTTACATCGTTGCTGGTACACCAAGATTTGCAAACTCTCCCAAACTCTACAACGCAATCTGCAAATGAGTTAAATCAAAATTAGCTTACCCCAAAGCTTTTTATGCCTTAACACGTgctgaaatgaaaaagaaacatataaGAGTGCTGTAGATTAAAGCTCAACAATAGATATAGCTAAGCTAAAGAGAGGGAATATttcacatacaatatatattcaaaatgcAACTATGAATCCAAGTGTTCTGATATGTTGTCAGTTGTTGGCCCAAAATCCctacaaaaataacaacaaacttTATTAGTTTCGTTAattaaaaaccaacaaaatacaaataagtaCAAGGCTACTATACCTCACTGAAGGACAATTATTTTTAGCATGTCCCTCATTCTTGCAAATGCTACAAcgtcttttctttgttgtttgtgtTTCCTTTGGGTTCTTCGCTCTCAAAGACTTTGGGCGCCCTTTTGTAGGCACCCGTGGAGGATCCTGCACCGTTTGTGAGAAGTTTGATATAACTTGACTTCTAGATGGTATACATTCATTGATGGGCATCGTTTGTGAACATTCTACATGATCTTCCATTGCAAGTAACTCTTTGTGAACCTTTTCCAAAGCAAGTGTAAAGTGATTGTGTTTTTTAGCTGATTGTGATGCAAGTTCAACAATGTCATAAAGTTGTATCATTGACTTGCTTTTTCTCATCGTAGCCTCATCTTGTACTTGCCACACTTGGTCATCAGAACATGGTATGTCGGGAATGGGTCGACTCTTAGCATTAATAGTCCATCTGTCTAGAACATAATGTTCTGGCAATATATTTAACTTCGCTTTCTTGCCAAAAACACATAATATGTGTCTACAAAGAATCCCCATAAACTCCCACTTATGGCATGTACATGTAGCATGTCCTTCATCACCCTCCAAAGTCACGTGATAAATAGGTGTTTCTTTACCATGAGCTGTCACTCCATATGTCTTGGCCTCACCACTCACATACAATTTTCTTGCTTGGTACCGTAGACTATTGAACAGCTCATCTTGAAAGATCGTGAAAGACTTTCTTGTATAAACAATCGCCGCCTCCTCTTCAATTTTAAAAGGTGTCTTCATTATCACCCGCGTAGATTTTGTCCGCacatccttctctttctctttaaagtaACGTGCATCTATAGCTTTCTCATACTGATGCACAAAGTCACTAACCATAGTGCTTGAACGAacataatctttgaaaaatttgttcatGCTCTCACTCCTCTGAGTTGTTGACATACCAGCACAAAATGTCGAACGCAAGTAGGCTGGTACCCACTTATCCCGTCGGCTGTACAGATTTTGCAGCCAAGTATTTTCTCCTAAGTCATACTTCACCATAATCAAAGCCCATTCTTGCTCGAACTCATCAGTAGTAATTGtctcatgtatgcaatgacgAAAATCTTTCTGAAAGTCCGGAAACTTGTTGTATACATGGGCCAAGTGTTCgggaaatttttgtaaaatgtgccACAAGCACAACCTATGAGTTGTATTCGGGAGTACCTCTACAATTGCCTTAGCCATCGCCTTGTCATCATCGGTAATTATCGTTGATGGGGCACGCCCAAGCATTGCTTCTTGCCATGTTCTCAATAACCATGTATATGATTCTCCCGTTTCATTAACCAACAAAGCACAACCGAACATTATGGTCTGGTGATGATGATTAACTCCAGAAAATGACGCAAAtggcattttataaatattggtAAGGTAAGTGGCATCAAATGTaacaacatccccaaaatattgatatgcagCTCTTGATCTCGCATCAGCCCAAAAACAGCTTCCCATACTCCCATCCTTGTCAACTTGCATGGAGAAAACAAACCCAGGTTCTTTGAGTTGTCGATCAAGAAAGTATGAATATAACCTTTGTGCATCCCCttcttcaaatattttcctCCTTTTGCTTCCCAAGTAATTTTCTACATCCTTGCCAATACAACCAACATTAAATTCACCACCTGAATCTTTACTCAACACCGACATTATTTTCCTTGTCGGTACACCGGATTCATTCAAAgtcataataagttttttttagaCTTTAGTAACTCCCCTATGCCCACGAAGGAAGCTAGTACTTCTCGGTGTAAGTAGAATATGATTATGTCCAACTACAAACTTGTTGACTATCCACTTTTCACCATATTTCTTTATTCCCATCATTGCCTTACATCCAATCTTTGTCTCAGCGGGTTCAGGAAGTTGTCGATCTGTGTCTTTCCGACTTACTCGCCGAAATCCTTCCCTTGTGCAAACATAGTCTACTGCACAAAGAGTTTTATCATCTTTCGACAATCGAGTATGATTCGTCCGGATTGCGAATCCTTGTCGCCTTGCATATGCCTTGTAAAATGTTTGGGCGTCTTCGACCTCCTCAAATATCATACCAATGAATGGCTCTAACGGACCACTACTTGAAGAGGGAATGACATTCACTCCATTTTCGACATTGACACTATCTTCAACATTCACATCACATTGAATGTTTTCACTTTCAGCCTCAAATTCATcactatcaatattataaattggttCCTTCAATACAAAACGACATGATTATATATCCATTAGTTATGAAAAATCAACaaagctaaaaataaataaagacgaGAGCATGATTATAACTCCATAATGAAAAATCAACAAAGCTATCAGGGTACTTTTTAGctcttattttcatatatatctctttctctccctctctctagcTATATCTTATATCTATCCGGGAAACCAAAACGTAAAAAAGGaattaagaaaatttacaaGCAAGCTGAAATACAACTCTTGCTGCAtgtcataattaatatacactaaaaatatctttacacTCTTAAAGTgtaaaaatcaacaaaactatGAAAGATATGGTTGCATAAGCACtgagaaaaaatattctcatttaaatatgtttacttcgtttttttattattttatggctCTAGCCTTATGTTTTCAAACAAGTTGTGTGGCACCTTTGTTTCAGTTGGCGCTCATATTTTTCCTCATTTATTACTTAACCGATTTTTGCTGCAAACAGATATTTTTCTACACCAGCAACTGAGACTGAGAAAGCTCAACAAGATGCTTTGTTCAGGAAGATTCTGAACGAGTCATTGACTTTTCATTTTTGGAACAGCTTGACATCTGCTCTCATTCCAAAGACAGACAGCCTTGTATCCAGGCTTATTGATCACCACTGTATACATTGGTTTGATGTGTTGTGACCTTCACATAAGACTACATTTGTCCAGATCCGGTCAAAATAGAATGCAGCAAATAGCCTTAACTGAACGCCAAGCTAGATCCTCAAAATATAATGTGAAGTGAACTCTTTCAAGCATTTTGTCAAACACTAGTAGTGTAAAGatttataatgttaaaaaaaaaaaaaaaaaaatacctctgGATGACCAAGGTCACTGGAGTCAGCCATGAACAACTCCACCGAATTTTCGAGCAACTATGGTGGGCGACGGACTTCCCAACGGCAGCGTAGTGGGCAACGAATTTCCAATTATTGGACTGGTTTTTTATGAAGTCAGTGTTTGCTCACGGACCAAGGAGGACAACGACGGCCTTCAAGTGGTGGACTAGTGGCGGTGGATTCTGGCGGTGGATTCTGGCGGCAGATTTTGGCGATGGTGAGTTGCTGGTCGATGGACGCACGCGGGAGTGAAGATGAATTCTGTATTTCTGTGTAGCCGCTGGTAAGTTTCAAATGTTTTACAACTTAATTCTGTGCGGAAGAGTGTAGGTAGCTTATCATGGTATTTCTGATGTGGCGCCCAGCTATTGGTGGGCTGTTAATGTGCATAAAGCGGATTGACCGCTTAGCAGCTGCTctgaaaaaataaactgaatagCTCTTACCCCAAAAAATTAGAGCAccgaaaaacaaagaaaaaaaggatataAATAAATGTGTGACACGTCAGCTTTCTCGTTGTACGATAAAAGtggataactttttttatattgcCTGTTGCCACTGAATTATATCAATGGTCAGTGGATAATGAtagagatattatttttttactatttatttaattatttttaaatatatttaatttttttattttatttaataattaagaaagtaattattaataaaattatatatttttaattttttttaatgattaaatatattttttatatttttaatttttttaatgattaaatatattaaataattattaataaaattatatatttttaattttttttaatgattaaatatattaaaaaatacttaaaaatgattaaaaatttaaaatatactataaataataaaaaagtaataaaaaattaataatcatatcattatctaataaataatatatataagcagcaattattttataaaaatgtaaattctattataaaaatgtaaaacttgCTTTTTTTATGGGctcatttttacaaaaaatttattcaaatttatgcATTTAGAGTTTACagctagcattactcattatataatataccatCCTCCTCTCTTCTcgctaaaaatattttggtctatgagattttttacaaaaaataaaatataataaattaaattacccataatttttataaacacTTTGAcatattgatattatttgaattatatCAGTGGATAATGATAGagatattatctttttattatttatttattatttttatatatttattttatttaataattaaaaaaatgattattaaaaaaattatatatatatttttatttttatttttttaatgattaaatacgttaaaaaatacttaaaaaaatgataaa
Protein-coding sequences here:
- the LOC109018727 gene encoding heat stress transcription factor A-2e-like, with product MNSFYPLKEVTPGSSSSQPGGDPPGTPPPQPKEGLYDIGPPPFLTKTFDMVDDLTNNHIVSWSRGGSSFVVWDPHSFSTHLLPRYFKHNNFSSFVRQLNTYGFRKIDPDRWEFANGGFLSGQKQLLRNIKRRKATSQPFPLQQALGPCVEVGRFGVDGEIDRLKHDKHVLMMELVKLRQQQQNTRACLQVMEQRLQGTEMKQQQMMSFLARAMQNPIFIQQLVQQKEKRKELEEAMTKKRRRPIDQGPTCNGGRQLWQSGRERSKPIKLEPLELGEYGFEVSELEALALEMQGRGKARKEQKDGKEELEPLDGGDRELDEGFWEELFSEAFEEEIGIAGDEGDEDEDVNVLTDRLGHLGSSPK
- the LOC118349909 gene encoding protein FAR1-RELATED SEQUENCE 5-like, which gives rise to MSVLSKDSGGEFNVGCIGKDVENYLGSKRRKIFEEGDAQRLYSYFLDRQLKEPGFVFSMQVDKDGSMGSCFWADARSRAAYQYFGDVVTFDATYLTNIYKMPFASFSGVNHHHQTIMFGCALLVNETGESYTWLLRTWQEAMLGRAPSTIITDDDKAMAKAIVEVLPNTTHRLCLWHILQKFPEHLAHVYNKFPDFQKDFRHCIHETITTDEFEQEWALIMVKYDLGENTWLQNLYSRRDKWVPAYLRSTFCAGMSTTQRSESMNKFFKDYVRSSTMVSDFVHQYEKAIDARYFKEKEKDVRTKSTRVIMKTPFKIEEEAAIVYTRKSFTIFQDELFNSLRYQARKLYVSGEAKTYGVTAHGKETPIYHVTLEGDEGHATCTCHKWEFMGILCRHILCVFGKKAKLNILPEHYVLDRWTINAKSRPIPDIPCSDDQVWQVQDEATMRKSKSMIQLYDIVELASQSAKKHNHFTLALEKVHKELLAMEDHVECSQTMPINECIPSRSQVISNFSQTVQDPPRVPTKGRPKSLRAKNPKETQTTKKRRCSICKNEGHAKNNCPSVRLRCRVWESLQILVYQQRCKNGEEKLFFGFGYKWEERN